One genomic region from bacterium encodes:
- a CDS encoding FumA C-terminus/TtdB family hydratase beta subunit, producing MKVKVPEERDVFYSLKAGDKVFLSGIIYTARDEAHRRGLPFDVKDQVIYYTGLTPTKPGSVIGSCGPTTSARMDKWTPLLLSLGLAGMIGKGPRSSEIIDAIKKYQAVYFVAIGGAAAYYTNFISKAEIIAYPELGCEAIHRLEVKDFPIYVGIDSNGKTIF from the coding sequence ATGAAGGTAAAGGTTCCAGAAGAAAGAGATGTTTTTTATAGCCTTAAAGCAGGAGATAAGGTTTTCCTTTCTGGAATAATTTATACAGCAAGGGATGAGGCACATAGACGGGGATTACCATTTGATGTTAAAGACCAGGTTATCTATTATACAGGACTAACACCGACAAAGCCTGGTAGCGTCATTGGCTCTTGTGGTCCAACAACATCAGCAAGGATGGATAAATGGACACCCCTATTGCTTTCGCTTGGATTGGCTGGAATGATTGGAAAGGGTCCAAGGTCAAGTGAAATTATAGATGCAATTAAAAAATACCAAGCGGTATATTTCGTTGCCATTGGTGGAGCTGCAGCATATTACACAAATTTTATTAGCAAAGCCGAAATTATCGCATATCCTGAACTTGGTTGTGAGGCAATCCATAGATTGGAGGTTAAGGATTTTCCAATTTATGTTGGAATTGATTCTAATGGAAAAACCATATTTTAA